The genomic region GCAAGTTTAAAAGGATTTGTGTCAGGCAATGTTGTTTTTTTTGGTGACATTGAAGATAAAATAAAATTTGTCGGCATTATGAATGAGAATGCAGGTGAAGGTACATACAGCTATATGTCTTTAAGTGACGAGGGCAGTTGGACAGGCACAAAACAATAAGATTAAATGTAAATTAAAATATAAAATCATGAACCAATTTCTAAAAAATATATTTACAATTATTTTTGTAGCTGTTTTTATAATTTCTTGTAAAAAAGATGAACCCGAAATTCACGAAGACCCCATTGTTTACGATGAAACAGGAATGCTGGGATTGGCGGATTCGCCATGGCCTTGCGACGGACATGATTCACGAAGGACATCACAAAGTCCGTATAACGGGCCAAGTAGTGTAAGTGCATCAATGATTTATGATTCATCTCCGGGGTTTCACATCTCTGATGCAACATCTCCGGCTATAGATGCATCCGGAAACTTGTATTGTCCGGCATGGACACGTGTTTTAAAGTTTTCAAGCAGTCATAACTTTGAATGGGAAAATGAAACAGGATTGTATTTAACAAATATTCAGCCGATTGCAAAAGACGGAATAATTTATATTGGCGGATTTGATCAATATGGTGTTCAAAATTACACTGAAGGATTGATTATAGCAATAGATCAATCAAATAAAACAAAATGGGAATTTGAAATGCCTGATGATAAAGAAGGCGGTATTTTTGGGGCATTAGCCATAGGGTCAAACGGCACAATATATGCAGTTGATAAATCCGGTTTTTTATTTGCAATAAATAAACTTGGTCAAAAACTTTGGTCATTCAAATTAGACAGATTAAGAAGTTATTCTTCACCTGCAATTGCACCGGACGGGACTATTTTTGTAGTTGACTATGATGATAATCTGTATGCTGTTAAACCTAACGGAGAGCTTCTGTGGAAATATCCTGCCGGAAAAGATATAAATTACGACCCTATTGTTGCAATTGACGGTACTGTTTATATCGGATCAGAAAATTCATTACTTGCTGTCAGCTTAACCGGTGAAAAACAATGGGAGTATTCACTGCCTGATGCTGCAACAAATCGGCCTTCACTTGCAAATGACGGAACAATATTTATTGCTTGTAATGATAAAAATCTATATGCAATAAACTCTGACGGAAGTTTAAAATGGACATATAATGCCGGCGGATTTATAACAAGCCCTTCTACAATTGATGTTGCCGGCAATATATATTTGGGGGCAGTATCTGATTCTTCAAAACTCATATCTGTATCAAGCCAAGGCGAATTAATTTGGGAGTATCCGCTTGGTTTGGGTTACGGACAACCTGTGATTGATGCAGACGGAACATTGTATGTCGGAACTTCAGAAGGTAAAATTTATGCTTTAACTGAAAACAAATAAAAAAACAATTCAACAACTTAAACAAAAAAATGATGAATAAAAAAATACTCATAATAAGCAAACTCATTCTTTTTACATTAATCCCTTTTTCAATCTTTTCGCAAGATTTAAAGGATAAGAAAATCGAATTTTCAATAACCGGCGGTGCATTATTACCCGGGAAAGTACAAGGTTCTTATGAATCGGACTATAATCCTGATTCTACAGTTACTATTACAAATAAAGTATCGCCTTTAATAAAATTTGTTACAGATTATAACATATTACCATATTTATCAGTCGGTATAAATGTAAATTATGCAAAATTCAACATCAATGATATTTTATACAAAGATGAATCTATGAAGGAAAGTAATGAGGTTAGTTTAGGTTATTGGGACGACAGAGAGCATATAATTCCGTTGGATGATATTAAGATGCTTGAAACAAATGTATCTGTTAAAGGACGTTTTATTTTAACTGATAAGATGGTGATTAAACCATGTGTGTATCTGGGTTACAGAAAAACCTTTTCGAGCAGCCCGGATGCAAGAGAAAAAGGAATGGTCTTAAATTATAATGTTGAGTATCAGTATTATCTTAAAGCAAGACATTTTATTACGGCAGATTTGGGTATTTTTTCTCAACCTTACGGAGGTGTGACTCATGTGGCACATGTTCGCTCATTTGGAGTGCCTTATATTACAATAGGTTACGGGTTTTCAATTTAAAAAGACTATAATGAACACATCCGGTAAATACAACAAAATCAGAGGCTGGCTTTGGTTGCCTGCCATTGGCTTAATAATAACTCCTATTAGTTTTATTACTAAAAGCATTATCCCGCTTTTTCAAAATCATTATCCTTTTAGGGTTGAAATAGATTATACAATAATGTTTGCCGATCTTTTTCTTTTAATAATGGTTGGTATTATTTCGTGGTTCTTTTTTAAACGGAAAAAACATACGCCTATAATTTACATAATCTATATTCTGCTAATGGTATTAATGTGGGAAATAGTTGACGGATTACATGAATCGCAGAATGATCCCCCGTTTATTGCAATGATTTTCTATTGCATTGTTATTGTTCCATATTTCACTTTATCTAAAAGAGTACATGAAACTTTTGTTATAGAACTAAACAATGAAGTTCTGATCGAAAGGATATTCTTTCCGCTTACATCTTTTTTAAAACAGTTTTACTTTGGTTTAGTAAAATCTAAATACTTCATTTTCCTTTTCATGATTGTATTTGTGTTTTTAGGAATCTTAATAAACTGTGCATTGAGATCATTGAGAATTGCCGGTGATTTAGTACATACTTTTGATTATTTGTAAACGAAAAATAAACATATGAAACACATGAAAAACATAAATATAAGAAATTCTCTTTTGCTAATCCTATTCTTTTCTGTAACAATGTTTTTATTACCTAAAAACGTTATTGCCGATGATTCTATAAGAATTGAGCTGGATGAAATATTGTTTTTTGAATCCGGAAAAGATGTTCCCGTTAAAAAAGACAGAAAATATATCAATCATTTTAAACCTGAAACAAAATTTATTAATATTGAATTAAACATTAAAAACCTGAATTATAAAAAAGAAGATAAAGA from Bacteroidales bacterium harbors:
- a CDS encoding DUF2569 domain-containing protein → MNTSGKYNKIRGWLWLPAIGLIITPISFITKSIIPLFQNHYPFRVEIDYTIMFADLFLLIMVGIISWFFFKRKKHTPIIYIIYILLMVLMWEIVDGLHESQNDPPFIAMIFYCIVIVPYFTLSKRVHETFVIELNNEVLIERIFFPLTSFLKQFYFGLVKSKYFIFLFMIVFVFLGILINCALRSLRIAGDLVHTFDYL
- a CDS encoding PQQ-binding-like beta-propeller repeat protein, which codes for MNQFLKNIFTIIFVAVFIISCKKDEPEIHEDPIVYDETGMLGLADSPWPCDGHDSRRTSQSPYNGPSSVSASMIYDSSPGFHISDATSPAIDASGNLYCPAWTRVLKFSSSHNFEWENETGLYLTNIQPIAKDGIIYIGGFDQYGVQNYTEGLIIAIDQSNKTKWEFEMPDDKEGGIFGALAIGSNGTIYAVDKSGFLFAINKLGQKLWSFKLDRLRSYSSPAIAPDGTIFVVDYDDNLYAVKPNGELLWKYPAGKDINYDPIVAIDGTVYIGSENSLLAVSLTGEKQWEYSLPDAATNRPSLANDGTIFIACNDKNLYAINSDGSLKWTYNAGGFITSPSTIDVAGNIYLGAVSDSSKLISVSSQGELIWEYPLGLGYGQPVIDADGTLYVGTSEGKIYALTENK